A section of the Roseivirga sp. BDSF3-8 genome encodes:
- the pyrF gene encoding orotidine-5'-phosphate decarboxylase has product MNQQELFQAIKAKSSFLCVGLDPDPDKMPPHLMDTEDPVFEFNKAIIEATAQYCVAYKPNLAFYEAMGPRGWESLRKTLEIIPEGIFTIADAKRGDIGNTSRLYARTFFETYAFDSVTVAPYMGEDSVTPFLDFEGKWVILLALTSNKGSSDFQHILSQQSSDELYKQVLRTSTQWGNTNNLMYVVGATQAGKLQEIRQIVPDHFLLVPGVGAQGGSLEDVAKYGMNKYCGLLVNSSRGIIYASRGSDFAVAAGDAARHLQRQMADYLDKYL; this is encoded by the coding sequence ATGAACCAACAGGAACTCTTTCAGGCGATTAAGGCAAAAAGCTCATTTCTATGTGTGGGGCTCGATCCTGATCCGGATAAAATGCCTCCACACCTTATGGACACTGAAGACCCTGTATTTGAATTTAATAAGGCGATTATAGAGGCTACTGCCCAATATTGCGTGGCATATAAACCCAACCTTGCCTTTTATGAAGCTATGGGCCCCAGGGGGTGGGAGAGCCTTCGCAAAACCCTGGAGATAATTCCCGAGGGTATTTTTACCATAGCCGATGCTAAGCGGGGTGATATAGGCAACACCAGCAGGCTTTACGCCCGTACGTTTTTTGAAACGTATGCTTTCGACTCTGTTACAGTAGCCCCCTACATGGGTGAGGATTCTGTAACGCCTTTTCTTGATTTTGAAGGAAAGTGGGTGATCCTTTTGGCTTTAACCTCTAATAAAGGGAGTAGTGATTTCCAACACATCCTCTCACAGCAATCCTCGGATGAACTTTATAAGCAGGTGCTCAGGACCAGTACTCAGTGGGGAAACACAAATAACCTGATGTATGTAGTGGGTGCCACGCAGGCAGGGAAGCTTCAGGAAATACGGCAGATTGTACCGGATCACTTTCTGCTAGTGCCAGGAGTAGGAGCACAGGGAGGTAGTTTGGAAGATGTCGCTAAATACGGCATGAATAAATACTGCGGGTTATTAGTCAATAGCAGTCGCGGAATTATCTACGCGTCCCGCGGTTCAGACTTCGCGGTGGCCGCCGGCGATGCCGCCCGTCATCTACAGCGACAAATGGCTGATTATCTGGATAAATATCTTTAA